One Drosophila subobscura isolate 14011-0131.10 chromosome U, UCBerk_Dsub_1.0, whole genome shotgun sequence DNA window includes the following coding sequences:
- the LOC117900449 gene encoding venom carboxylesterase-6, whose amino-acid sequence MWRLCGFILLLFLLLGAGHSLDAEEEEPPDATDPIGYNKELSDLVITTALGKIRGTILPSQSGRNFFAFRGIPYAKAPVERLRFKAPEPVEQWYDVFDATFDGPKCPQPGLVSDDVSEDCLRLNVYTKELPNESQPNVRRPVIVFIHPGGFYSLSGQSKNFAGPQYFMDRNLVLVTFNYRLGSLGFLATGTKEAPGNMGLKDQVQLLRWIKLHISRFGGDPNVVTLLGYGAGAMAVTLHMVSPMSRGLFHRAIVMSGAATGQWTLPEHQMEVAMRQATLLNCHTDNTTEMIDCMRGKHYLEYANSLPRMFDFGRNNPLILWKPVVEPDFGQERFLVESPVQSYQNDDFMKVPVITGMTKDEFVGPALSILQSPSLLSTLNANFETLAPIFFLFNESNPRAGNISLELREHYFQQEPIDANRSLAALSSLYSDALTGFGIHRFVHLAARSTKVYYYRFAYQGGRSHIYYPEDAPYGVVHHDDLMYLFVEPSISRMFTEDDDEFRMVDIMVRMFSAFAYKGDPNKPTDSALRDIRWRPFSFKKRYYLDIGDQLILHENLNSDRYEIWKRLFPLNWRRQTKDV is encoded by the exons ATGTGGCGTCTCTGTGGAttcatcctgctgctgttcctgctgctgggagcTGGCCATTCCCTTGATGCCGAGGAGGAAGAGCCGCCAGATGCCACCGATCCCATTGGATACAACAAGGAGCTCTCCGATCTGGTCATCACCACGGCACTGGGCAAGATCAGAGGCACCATTCTGCCCTCCCAGTCGGGTCGCAACTTCTTCGCCTTTCGAGGCATACCCTATGCCAAGGCGCCCGTGGAACGACTGCGGTTCAAAGCCCCCGAGCCCGTGGAGCAGTGGTACGATGTCTTTGATGCCACCTTCGATGGCCCCAAGTGCCCGCAGCCGGGACTCGTCAGCGATGATGTGAGCGAGGACTGCCTCCGGCTGAACGTCTACACCAAGGAGCTGCCCAACGAATCGCAGCCGAACGTGCGGCGTCCAGTGATCGTCTTCATCCATCCCGGCGGCTTCTACTCCCTCTCGGGGCAGAGCAAGAACTTTGCGGGTCCCCAGTACTTCATGGACCGCAATCTCGTCCTCGTCACGTTCAACTATCGCCTGGGATCGCTGGGATTCCTGGCCACCGGCACCAAGGAGGCGCCTGGCAACATGGGCCTCAAGGATcaagtgcagctgctgcgttgGATCAAGCTGCACATTTCCCGCTTCGGCGGGGACCCCAATGTCGTCACACTCTTGGGCTACGGTGCCGGTGCCATGGCTGTCACCCTGCACATGGTCTCCCCCATGTCACGAGGGCTCTTCCATCGTGCGATTGTGATGAGTGGCGCCGCCACGGGCCAGTGGACGCTGCCCGAGCACCAAATGGAGGTGGCCATGCGGCAGGCGACGCTCCTCAACTGCCACACGGACAACACCACAGAGATGATTGACTGCATGCGAGGG AAACACTATCTGGAGTACGCGAACAGCCTGCCGCGAATGTTTGACTTTGGGCGAAATAATCCACTGATTCTATGGAAACCTGTGGTCGAGCCGGACTTTGGGCAGGAGCGTTTCCTCGTGGAGAGTCCTGTGCAGAGCTACCAGAACGATGACTTCATGAAGGTGCCCGTCATAACGGGCATGACCAAGGATGAGTTTGTGGGTCCCGCCCTCT CAATCCTTCAAAGTCCTTCACTGCTGAGCACTCTCAATGCGAACTTCGAGACCTTGGCCCccattttctttctgtttaatGAGAGCAATCCTCGGGCGGGCAACATCAGCCTGGAGCTGCGGGAGCATTACTTCCAGCAGGAGCCCATCGATGCCAATCGCTCACTGGCGGCCCTCTCCTCCCTCTACTCGGATGCGCTCACGGGATTTGGGATTCATCGATTTGTGCATCTTGCTGCGAGATCCACGAAGGTCTACTACTATAGATTCGCCTATCAGGGTGGCAGGAGTCACATTTACTACCCGGAGGATGCTCCCTACGGGGTGGTGCACCACGACGATCTCATGTATCTGTTTGTGGAGCCATCGATCAGCCGCATGTTCACGGAGGATGATGACGAGTTCCGAATGGTGGACATAATGGTCAGGATGTTCTCAGCCTTTGCCTACAAGGG GGATCCCAATAAACCTACGGATTCTGCCCTGAGGGATATTCGCTGGCGTCCCTTTAGCTTCAAGAAGCGCTACTATCTGGACATTGGCGATCAGCTCATTCTGCACGAGAATCTCAATTCTGACCGCTATGAGATATGGAAGCGTCTCTTTCCCTTGAATTGGCGTCGCCAAACGAAGGATGTCTAG
- the LOC117900448 gene encoding transcription factor glial cells missing 2, with product MVVINGYSFKSQQVPSNHQQDPQQQQQQQQQQQQQQQQQSQQNICHSAGMTVKTKRDWDINDAIVPHVADLEFDEFSEWSDGHVRHIYALHNEEAKKHISGWAMRNTNNHNVNILKKSCLGVLVCSQHCVLPNGSRINLRPAICDKARRKQEGKQCPNKSCRGGRLEIKPCRGHCGYPVTHFWRHSGNAIFFQAKGVHDHLRPDPKNSSVSKRAFGRIPLGGKSSVGGSNPKKSVIAGLVKQVKQQQSLIGKGIKGHRATVASNPLGHSAASALDIYAFNGCGKCHTTYSHCTCHSYLEGGQSSSYATNGVATGGWPSLTGGESTTNPCESSANVFTVNHQHITYNYPTIYHATPAAATAPSKSPGLPYACISELAAASYQQQQSSSSSGGYSNAMCHQGATGCHIPYESSPQLATPEPEFINYSQIKQHLGATGIHEEAAGICKGEGEREGEAHPTVKYNATVETQPLAYAEDNYDYYYSSHREGKGLVQDYDLQQQHHTHAHSHPHQQQFPGSTAGHFYESANGYNGVSYFDTGTTVPPVSSVSASAATSNHDHGSASGYGSYYDHYSSYEQQMAQITQPPSIVAPAQPPPPPTLTYHHHHHHHLHHPAAASATHAAH from the exons ATGGTTGTAAT AAATGGCTACAGCTTCAAGTCGCAGCAAGTCCCCAGCAATCATCAACAAGatccccaacagcagcagcagcagcagcagcagcagcagcagcagcagcagcagcaaagccagCAGAATATTTGCCACTCTGCTGGAATGACGGTCAAGACAAAGCGGGACTGGGACATCAATGACGCCATTGTGCCGCATGTGGCAGACTTGGAATTCGACGAGTTCAGCGAGTGGAGCGACGGGCACGTGCGGCACATTTACGCGCTGCACAATGAGGAGGCCAAGAAGCACATCTCCGGCTGGGCGATGCgcaacaccaacaaccacAACGTGAACATCCTCAAGAAGAGCTGCCTGGGGGTGCTCGTGTGCTCCCAGCACTGTGTCCTGCCCAACGGATCGCGGATCAATCTGCGGCCTGCCATCTGCGATAAGGCGCGACGGAAGCAGGAGGGCAAACAGTGCCCCAACAAGAGCTGCAGGGGCGGTCGGCTGGAGATCAAGCCCTGCCGCGGCCACTGCGGCTATCCCGTGACCCACTTTTGGCGCCACTCGGGGAATGCCATCTTCTTTCAGGCCAAAGGAGTCCACGATCACCTGCGTCCCGACCCAAAGAACTCGAGTGTCTCGAAGCGGGCCTTTGGCAGGATTCCACTGGGTGGGAAATCCTCTGTGGGGGGAAGTAATCCGAAGAAGTCCGTCATTGCGGGTTTGGTGAAGCAAGTGAAGCAGCAG CAGAGTCTCATCGGAAAGGGCATCAAGGGGCATCGTGCGACGGTGGCCAGCAATCCCTTGGGCCACTCTGCCGCCTCCGCTTTGGACATTTACGCGTTCAATGGCTGCGGCAAGTGCCACACCACTTACAGCCACTGCACCTGCCACAGCTACCTCGAGGGTGGCCAATCCTCGAGCTACGCGACCAACGGCGTGGCGACGGGCGGTTGGCCATCGCTGACTGGTGGCGAATCAACGACAAATCCCTGCGAGAGCTCAGCGAATGTGTTCACGGTGAACCATCAGCACATCACCTACAATTATCCCACCATCTACCATGCCACACCGGCGGCTGCCACGGCACCCAGCAAGTCCCCGGGTCTACCCTATGCCTGCATCTCGGAGCTGGCAGCGGCCTCctaccaacagcaacaatcctcctcctccagcggTGGCTACAGCAACGCCATGTGCCACCAGGGTGCCACTGGGTGCCACATTCCCTACGAGTCGAGTCCACAGTTGGCGACGCCGGAGCCCGAGTTCATCAATTACTCGCAGATCAAACAGCATCTGGGTGCAACGGGCATCCATGAGGAGGCGGCTGGCATCTGCAAGGGGGAGGGGGAACGGGAAGGGGAGGCGCATCCAACGGTCAAGTATAATGCCACCGTGGAGACGCAGCCGCTGGCGTATGCGGAGGACAACTACGACTATTACTACAGCAGCCATCGGGAGGGAAAGGGACTAGTCCAGGACTacgatctgcagcagcagcaccacacccacgcccactcccatccgcaccagcagcagttcccTGGCAGCACCGCAGGACACTTTTACGAGAGCGCCAATGGCTACAACGGAGTCAGCTACTTCGATACGGGCACCACTGTGCCGCCCGTGTCCTCAGTgtccgcctccgccgccacaTCGAACCACGATCATGGCAGCGCCTCTGGCTATGGATCCTACTACGATCATTATTCCTCGTACGAGCAGCAAATGGCTCAGATCACACAACCCCCCTCGATTGTGGCGCCAGCGCAGCCGCCCCCACCGCCCACGCTCACgtaccatcaccatcatcatcaccactTGCACCACCCAGCGGCAGCATCTGCCACCCACGCGGCACACTGA
- the LOC117900451 gene encoding thioredoxin-2, whose product MVYQVKDKADLDAQLQQAGNKLVIVDFYATWCGPCKMIAPKLVELATQYADNVVVLKVDVDECEDIAVEYNICSMPTFVFLKNSQKIEEFAGANAQRLVDVIKANI is encoded by the exons ATGGTTTACCAAGTGAAAGACAAG GCTGACCTCgatgcccagctgcagcaggcaggcaacaagcTGGTGATCGTGGACTTTTATGCCACCTGGTGCGGCCCCTGCAAGATGATTGCACCCAAGCTGGTGGAGCTGGCCACGCAGTACGCCGACAATGTTGTCGTTCTGAAG GTCGATGTGGATGAGTGTGAGGACATTGCCGTGGAATACAACATCTGCAGCATGCCCACATTTGTGTTCCTCAAGAACAGCCAGAAGATCGAAGAGTTTGCTGGCGCCAATGCCCAAAGGCTGGTGGATGTCATTAAGGCCAATATCTAA